One genomic region from Croceicoccus sp. YJ47 encodes:
- a CDS encoding sigma-70 family RNA polymerase sigma factor encodes MKLDHRQFRAASAYGARDGAEDRIRRFLPMVHRAAWHINGSGRAGLEIDDLVQAGMVALTECARRHDGPTEDGFAAYARIRVRGAMFDAIRRTLPDSRGAVRRRRQREEMRQKLTGELGREPDRAELNAALDHMPGGHGADEMPVRLTSLDADYDDGDGRFADDTPDAFDLLSGAQDRSALIVAITQLPERQQLVLQLYFTEELNLTEIAAVLEVSVPRVHQIKAAALKSLRSLLEQDEAA; translated from the coding sequence ATGAAGTTGGACCATCGACAGTTCCGCGCCGCCAGCGCCTATGGCGCGCGCGACGGGGCGGAGGACCGGATCCGCCGGTTCCTGCCCATGGTGCATCGCGCCGCCTGGCACATCAACGGGTCGGGGCGGGCCGGGCTGGAAATCGACGATCTGGTGCAGGCCGGGATGGTCGCGCTCACCGAATGCGCGCGGCGGCATGACGGCCCGACGGAGGATGGTTTTGCCGCCTATGCCCGTATCCGGGTGCGCGGCGCGATGTTCGATGCGATCCGCCGCACCCTTCCCGATTCGCGCGGCGCGGTCCGCCGCCGCCGTCAGCGCGAGGAAATGCGGCAGAAGCTTACCGGCGAGCTCGGCCGCGAGCCCGACCGGGCCGAGCTGAATGCCGCGCTCGACCATATGCCGGGCGGGCATGGGGCGGACGAAATGCCGGTGCGGCTGACCTCGCTCGATGCGGATTACGACGATGGCGACGGGCGGTTCGCGGACGATACGCCCGATGCCTTCGACCTCCTTTCGGGCGCCCAGGACCGCAGCGCGCTGATCGTGGCGATTACGCAGTTGCCCGAACGGCAGCAGCTCGTCCTGCAGCTCTATTTCACCGAGGAATTGAACCTGACCGAGATCGCCGCCGTGCTGGAGGTATCGGTCCCCCGCGTGCATCAGATCAAGGCCGCGGCCCTCAAATCGCTGCGAAGCTTGCTGGAACAGGACGAGGCGGCCTGA
- a CDS encoding DUF2141 domain-containing protein, giving the protein MKTKFSQWGKAAMAAAAVGVGGLALGAAPAHAAPAGCNGDTSGKSWIYVEVAGVKNSNGYVTLTLYDDDRSKFLASGGSRDVERIPAQAGTTKACLKLPSNGVWAIAVYHDENANRKIDRSTFGLPTEGFGFTNNPSTVAGLPAFRSVRLNVAKPGLATRINMRYP; this is encoded by the coding sequence ATGAAAACCAAGTTTAGCCAATGGGGCAAGGCGGCCATGGCCGCGGCGGCCGTCGGTGTCGGCGGCCTCGCGCTGGGCGCCGCACCGGCCCATGCCGCCCCCGCCGGATGCAACGGCGATACCAGCGGGAAAAGCTGGATCTATGTCGAGGTGGCGGGCGTCAAGAATTCGAACGGCTATGTCACGCTGACGCTGTATGACGACGATCGCAGCAAGTTTCTGGCAAGTGGCGGATCGCGCGACGTCGAACGCATTCCGGCGCAGGCAGGCACGACGAAGGCCTGCCTCAAGCTGCCGTCGAACGGGGTCTGGGCGATCGCGGTCTATCATGACGAGAACGCCAACCGGAAGATCGACCGCAGCACGTTCGGCCTCCCGACCGAAGGGTTCGGCTTCACCAATAATCCCAGCACGGTGGCCGGCCTGCCCGCCTTCCGCTCGGTACGGCTGAACGTGGCGAAGCCGGGGCTCGCGACGCGCATCAACATGCGCTACCCGTGA
- a CDS encoding nucleotidyltransferase family protein, whose product MEPQKPRGPFVPHIATEDILAEARTRMLSGQAVRYPSAQHMLAHQVVHAAYNHRFDCGPLALSDIAMLCRDSTIDWAEFTARAQEAGYESGAMLVLALVERYFGAIEGRDAAATVPDDVMAWGENLILQDFETRDQVKLAVEAAQGGGMVSTMFERLSAGFAEPAPEGRLRWLGNRAIRTIAQASTSRARSEAQAGGDLARWLSDSDENGEKTDRPNR is encoded by the coding sequence ATGGAGCCGCAAAAGCCGCGCGGCCCGTTCGTCCCCCATATCGCGACCGAGGACATCCTCGCCGAGGCGCGGACCCGGATGCTGAGCGGGCAGGCGGTCCGCTACCCCAGCGCGCAGCACATGCTCGCCCATCAGGTCGTGCATGCCGCCTATAATCATCGTTTCGATTGCGGTCCGCTCGCCCTGTCGGATATCGCGATGCTCTGTCGGGACAGCACGATCGACTGGGCCGAATTCACCGCCCGTGCGCAGGAGGCCGGCTACGAATCGGGCGCAATGCTCGTTCTTGCGCTGGTCGAACGCTATTTCGGGGCGATTGAGGGCAGAGATGCCGCCGCCACCGTTCCGGACGACGTGATGGCATGGGGCGAGAACCTGATCCTTCAGGATTTCGAGACGCGCGACCAGGTGAAGCTCGCGGTCGAGGCGGCGCAGGGCGGCGGCATGGTTTCGACCATGTTCGAACGGTTGAGCGCCGGTTTCGCGGAACCTGCGCCCGAAGGACGGCTGCGCTGGCTCGGCAATCGCGCGATCCGCACCATCGCGCAGGCCAGCACCTCGCGCGCCCGGTCCGAGGCGCAGGCCGGCGGCGATCTCGCGCGATGGCTTTCCGATAGCGACGAGAATGGCGAAAAGACGGACCGCCCCAACCGTTGA
- a CDS encoding IS6-like element IS6100 family transposase codes for MTDFKWRHFQGDVILWAVRWYCRYPISYRDLEEMLAERGISVDHTTIYRWVQCYAPEMEKRLRWFWRRGFDPSWRLDETYVKVRGKWTYLYRAVDKRGDTIDFYLSPTRSAKAAKRFLGKALRGLKHWEKPATLNTDKAPSYGAAITELKREGKLDRETAHRQVKYLNNVIEADHGKLKILIKPVRGFKSIPTAYATIKGFEVMRALRKGQARPWCLQPGIRGEVRLVERAFGIGPSALTEAMGMLNHHFAAAA; via the coding sequence ATGACGGATTTCAAGTGGCGCCATTTCCAGGGTGATGTGATCCTGTGGGCGGTGCGCTGGTATTGTCGCTATCCGATCAGCTATCGCGACCTTGAGGAAATGCTGGCGGAACGCGGCATTTCGGTCGACCATACGACGATCTATCGCTGGGTCCAGTGCTACGCCCCGGAGATGGAGAAGCGGCTGCGCTGGTTCTGGCGGCGTGGCTTTGATCCGAGCTGGCGCCTGGATGAAACCTACGTCAAGGTGCGGGGCAAGTGGACCTACCTGTACCGGGCAGTCGACAAGCGGGGCGACACGATCGATTTCTACCTGTCGCCGACCCGCAGCGCCAAGGCAGCGAAGCGGTTCCTGGGCAAGGCCCTGCGAGGCCTGAAGCACTGGGAAAAGCCTGCCACGCTCAATACCGACAAAGCGCCGAGCTATGGTGCAGCGATCACCGAATTGAAGCGCGAAGGAAAGCTGGACCGGGAGACGGCCCACCGGCAGGTGAAGTATCTCAATAACGTGATCGAGGCCGATCACGGAAAGCTCAAGATACTGATCAAGCCGGTGCGCGGTTTCAAATCGATCCCCACGGCCTATGCCACGATCAAGGGATTCGAAGTCATGCGAGCCCTGCGCAAAGGACAGGCTCGCCCCTGGTGCCTGCAGCCCGGCATCAGGGGCGAGGTGCGCCTTGTGGAGAGAGCTTTTGGCATTGGGCCCTCGGCGCTGACGGAGGCCATGGGCATGCTCAACCACCATTTCGCAGCAGCCGCCTGA
- a CDS encoding TetR/AcrR family transcriptional regulator — MVKRNMSTPSAKVRIAKGSKRKRVMEEAARTLNSHGVSNASLPMVATRLGVSRAALYYYFEDQEDLVFQSYQRTCETMATELAAAEAAGGDAMAKLLRLVDSLLADDAPELAALSDLAYLAPERRAIISSRFQAVKAGIAGLLAAGAARGELRESRASIIAPAILGLVLWVPIARQWRSNESLSHRDLVEALKAILREGVATDRRSNVEFRPIDIALGHISDVNLFDGQAVAAAKQEALLGAASWLFNLKGVDATSLDEIATRVGVTKKVIYHNLGDKETLVAECYRRSFRHYEAVMRAARDYDGPRIAAIMAANYAFAEASLMEGSAPLSPLTGIQALPASVREGLCCKNREA; from the coding sequence ATGGTGAAAAGGAACATGTCCACCCCATCTGCCAAGGTTCGCATAGCCAAGGGTTCGAAGCGCAAGCGCGTCATGGAAGAAGCGGCGCGCACGCTGAATAGCCATGGCGTTTCAAACGCCTCGCTTCCGATGGTCGCGACCCGCCTCGGGGTATCGCGCGCCGCCCTCTATTATTATTTCGAAGATCAGGAAGATCTCGTATTCCAAAGCTATCAGCGCACGTGCGAGACAATGGCGACGGAACTTGCCGCTGCGGAGGCGGCTGGCGGCGATGCCATGGCCAAGCTGCTACGCTTAGTCGATTCGCTGCTGGCAGATGACGCGCCTGAGCTCGCGGCGCTCAGCGATCTCGCCTATCTCGCACCCGAACGACGCGCGATCATCAGCAGCCGTTTCCAAGCCGTCAAAGCCGGCATTGCGGGTCTGCTGGCGGCGGGCGCGGCACGCGGGGAACTGCGCGAAAGCCGCGCCAGCATCATCGCCCCCGCCATATTGGGGCTTGTGTTGTGGGTTCCGATCGCGCGCCAGTGGCGGAGCAACGAGAGCCTCTCTCACCGCGATCTTGTCGAGGCGCTGAAAGCCATTCTTCGCGAGGGCGTTGCGACCGATCGCCGCTCGAATGTTGAATTTCGCCCGATCGACATCGCTCTCGGTCACATCTCTGACGTGAATTTGTTCGACGGGCAGGCCGTGGCGGCGGCGAAGCAGGAGGCGCTGCTGGGCGCAGCATCGTGGCTCTTCAATCTGAAGGGGGTCGATGCAACCTCGCTCGATGAGATAGCAACGCGCGTCGGGGTGACCAAGAAGGTAATCTATCATAATCTGGGCGATAAGGAGACGCTGGTTGCTGAATGCTATCGCCGATCCTTCCGTCATTACGAGGCGGTGATGCGCGCGGCGCGCGACTATGACGGCCCGAGGATCGCGGCCATCATGGCAGCCAACTATGCCTTCGCCGAAGCAAGCCTGATGGAAGGCAGCGCTCCCTTGTCGCCGCTGACCGGTATCCAGGCTCTCCCCGCCAGTGTACGCGAAGGGCTCTGTTGCAAAAATCGTGAAGCTTGA
- a CDS encoding TonB-dependent receptor, translating to MALPFPVLAQEADTGAEEVNAGEIVVTAQKRSQSIQQVPVAISALNSEMLEERGISTAAGLQFSVPSTQIGNLLGQTSVTIRGVGLNQGAPGVAIHVDGVYQPRPSMGDLLQIDLERVEVLRGPQGTLYGRNANGGAVNFITKAPTDEYEGYLLASYANYDEARVQGMVNVPLGENIRGRVVLDWNRRGDGFVKNIIAGGQDLDRGRTFSGRLRFDMDITPNFELSLATTFLDGTGPTQYFVLSNPPTAPVVSVNPALASASYSFEPWRTAANDPVNTERRLSMSSATATWSLGDVTLKSISAYTTLRDDSLADDDGINVSIFPARRFYDSKSFSQELNVGASFDAADVVAGIYYLKDSYKHILDYDLLEGVAPLSPLGLPPGSDLVFDVRDYDTSVKAAFADVTVRAIGDLSLIAGIRYSEEKQTQVQRNTISIGKIATIETCPLTTNEAKFTSTTPRIGARYEFSPAANAYATFSKGYKAGGFNLNACSNQFNPEKLDSYEVGLKTRLLNRTLTLNLSAFYYDYTDLQISQVVGLARFITNAAAARIKGAEFEADWQPDEHWSINANATYLDATYKRFSNTDGLDPAAGVQLLDGNRLNEAPKFSGNLGIAYRTAASDLGRFTIRTDLSYRSRYYLREFNGPLDTQEAFALINAGLIWDSPDERFRVRLFVNNLTNKAYIARMDSSDNFGARFISWNAPRQYGVELRTNF from the coding sequence ATGGCGCTCCCCTTCCCCGTCCTCGCGCAGGAGGCGGACACCGGAGCCGAAGAGGTCAACGCAGGCGAAATCGTCGTCACGGCGCAGAAGCGCTCACAGTCCATCCAGCAAGTCCCCGTCGCCATTTCGGCGCTGAACTCGGAGATGCTGGAAGAGCGCGGCATTTCAACCGCCGCAGGTCTGCAATTCAGCGTGCCCAGCACCCAGATTGGCAATCTGCTTGGCCAGACATCGGTGACGATCCGCGGTGTCGGCCTCAATCAGGGCGCGCCCGGCGTGGCGATCCACGTCGATGGTGTCTATCAGCCGCGGCCTTCGATGGGGGACCTCCTCCAGATCGATCTCGAGCGGGTCGAAGTTTTGCGCGGGCCCCAAGGAACGCTCTACGGACGCAACGCCAATGGCGGCGCGGTCAATTTCATCACCAAGGCGCCGACCGACGAATATGAAGGCTATCTGCTCGCAAGCTACGCCAACTATGACGAGGCGCGCGTGCAGGGAATGGTCAACGTCCCGCTTGGCGAGAATATCCGAGGCCGCGTTGTGCTCGACTGGAACCGCCGCGGTGATGGCTTCGTCAAGAATATCATCGCGGGCGGGCAGGATCTTGATCGCGGACGCACCTTTTCGGGCCGCCTGCGCTTCGACATGGATATCACGCCCAACTTCGAGCTGAGCCTCGCTACAACCTTTCTCGACGGCACGGGCCCGACGCAATATTTCGTGCTGAGCAACCCTCCGACGGCGCCGGTGGTGTCGGTCAATCCGGCGCTCGCCTCCGCCTCCTATTCGTTCGAGCCTTGGCGCACGGCCGCCAATGATCCGGTCAACACCGAGCGACGGCTGTCGATGAGTTCGGCGACCGCGACCTGGTCGCTCGGCGACGTTACACTGAAATCGATCAGCGCCTACACGACGCTTCGCGACGACTCGCTCGCCGATGACGACGGGATCAACGTCTCGATCTTCCCGGCCCGCCGCTTCTATGACTCGAAGAGTTTTTCGCAGGAACTGAATGTCGGCGCGAGCTTCGACGCTGCCGATGTCGTTGCCGGAATTTACTATCTCAAGGACAGCTACAAGCACATCCTCGACTATGACCTACTCGAAGGCGTGGCGCCACTGTCGCCGCTCGGCCTGCCGCCCGGAAGCGACCTCGTGTTCGACGTTCGCGACTATGATACGAGCGTCAAGGCCGCATTCGCCGACGTCACGGTCCGCGCGATCGGCGATCTCAGCCTGATTGCCGGTATCCGCTACTCCGAGGAAAAGCAGACGCAGGTCCAGCGCAATACCATCTCAATCGGCAAAATCGCGACGATCGAAACCTGCCCACTGACGACCAACGAAGCAAAATTCACCTCGACGACGCCCCGCATCGGAGCGCGCTATGAATTTTCGCCCGCGGCGAACGCCTATGCGACCTTCTCGAAAGGCTACAAGGCGGGCGGTTTCAATCTCAACGCGTGCAGCAACCAGTTCAATCCCGAAAAACTTGATTCCTATGAGGTCGGGCTCAAGACGCGGCTTCTGAATCGCACGCTGACGCTCAACCTGTCGGCCTTTTACTACGATTATACCGATCTCCAGATCAGCCAGGTCGTCGGGCTTGCCCGCTTCATCACCAACGCGGCGGCGGCAAGGATCAAAGGCGCCGAGTTCGAAGCCGACTGGCAGCCGGACGAGCATTGGTCGATCAACGCCAACGCGACCTATCTCGATGCGACCTACAAGCGCTTCTCGAACACCGACGGACTCGATCCGGCTGCCGGAGTTCAGCTGCTTGACGGCAATCGGCTCAATGAAGCGCCGAAATTCTCAGGCAACTTGGGCATCGCCTACCGTACCGCCGCGAGCGATTTGGGCCGTTTCACGATCCGAACCGACCTCAGCTATCGCAGCCGATATTATCTCCGCGAGTTCAACGGCCCGCTCGACACGCAGGAAGCCTTCGCGCTGATCAATGCCGGACTCATTTGGGACAGCCCCGACGAGCGTTTCCGCGTTCGGCTGTTCGTCAACAACCTGACCAACAAGGCCTATATCGCGCGAATGGACTCGTCCGACAATTTTGGCGCGCGATTCATCTCGTGGAACGCGCCGCGCCAATATGGCGTCGAACTGCGCACCAATTTCTGA
- a CDS encoding nucleotidyltransferase family protein, giving the protein MKRPIEELKALLMALMALAVADPDPATLSDLSDGDWHAIDAMAFQHRLYPWLHMRAEHADPQWPMPDALRERWRRAYQAGVIGALTAKAAIVRLASGFADAGVPMVALKGAQLAFFDYPNEALRPMRDVDILVAPDDLPAALSVMGALGCVIPDDRDAAIARALREKHVDPIYFPAFDRHIELHHRALLQKS; this is encoded by the coding sequence ATGAAACGCCCGATCGAGGAGCTCAAGGCGCTGTTGATGGCATTGATGGCCCTAGCCGTCGCCGATCCGGACCCTGCGACCCTGTCCGACCTGTCCGATGGCGACTGGCACGCGATCGACGCCATGGCGTTTCAGCACCGGCTCTATCCCTGGCTCCACATGCGGGCGGAGCATGCCGATCCGCAATGGCCGATGCCCGACGCCCTGCGCGAACGATGGCGGCGCGCGTATCAGGCAGGGGTGATCGGCGCGCTGACCGCGAAGGCGGCGATCGTGCGGCTGGCAAGCGGCTTTGCCGACGCGGGCGTGCCGATGGTGGCGCTCAAAGGCGCGCAGCTCGCCTTCTTCGACTATCCGAACGAGGCTCTGCGCCCGATGCGCGATGTCGACATACTGGTCGCGCCCGACGACCTGCCGGCGGCATTGTCGGTCATGGGCGCGCTGGGCTGCGTCATTCCCGACGATCGGGATGCGGCCATCGCGCGCGCGCTGCGGGAAAAACATGTCGATCCGATCTATTTTCCCGCCTTCGACCGCCATATCGAACTGCACCACCGGGCTCTGTTGCAAAAATCGTGA
- a CDS encoding ABC transporter ATP-binding protein, with protein sequence MSEPSPDAARGLGPLAFVWRMVPHGSVVLVFAAIVAASLTEGLGIVMLVPLLAIMADGPAPGGIVAHISDAIAAVGIPLRIGPLLLAFVALVALRAALKYAQGMQAARLELTLVDGLRDRIYRALLNADLRFAASLRLADNSSLILDHVNMLGFGFRSLVQTVSALVAFGALGLAALLLSPLLALGIGGGGLLVLAFYARLRCRARMMGKELNLAHQAVHARLGEGLGALRLIKSFGQEEASAHALTHGFRSVRETQIAFQRMAGLGQAMLHIGAASVLALVAGIALSRGVEAAVLIPLVALFARAVPLLDTLQTSWANWSHAIPAAQEAQQLIARADATAEPDDGTVVARPAHTIAVRGVTVRHDGRDAAALHDADLAVRSDETVALVGASGAGKTTLADMLGGLTRPDAGALLLDGQPVGHAERRAWRRHVAYVHQEAVLFNASVRDNLRWAEPDADDAHLERALRMAAAEFVLDLPMGMDTPVGDAGRQLSGGERQRIALARALLRNPALLILDEATSALDTGSEAAIARAIRQVRGSRAIVIIGHRGSLIKNVDRIVELSEGRIVDIRSGREDAA encoded by the coding sequence ATGTCTGAGCCTTCACCGGATGCGGCGCGCGGGCTCGGGCCGCTCGCTTTCGTCTGGCGGATGGTGCCGCACGGGTCCGTCGTGCTGGTCTTCGCAGCGATCGTCGCGGCATCGCTGACCGAGGGGCTTGGCATCGTGATGCTCGTCCCGCTGCTCGCCATCATGGCCGATGGCCCGGCGCCGGGGGGGATCGTGGCGCATATTTCCGATGCCATCGCGGCGGTCGGCATACCGCTGCGCATCGGTCCGCTGCTGCTCGCGTTCGTGGCGCTCGTCGCTCTTCGTGCCGCGCTCAAATACGCGCAGGGGATGCAGGCGGCGCGGCTGGAACTCACGCTGGTCGACGGGTTGCGGGACCGGATCTACCGCGCCTTGCTGAACGCGGACCTGCGCTTTGCGGCCAGCCTTCGCCTCGCGGACAACAGCAGCCTTATCCTCGACCATGTGAACATGCTGGGCTTCGGCTTTCGCAGCCTGGTGCAGACCGTGTCGGCGCTCGTGGCGTTCGGCGCGCTCGGTCTCGCGGCGCTGCTGCTTTCGCCGTTGCTCGCGCTGGGCATCGGTGGGGGCGGGCTGCTCGTGCTCGCGTTCTATGCGCGCTTGCGGTGCCGGGCGCGCATGATGGGCAAGGAACTCAACCTCGCGCATCAGGCCGTCCACGCCCGCCTTGGCGAAGGGCTGGGCGCGCTGCGTCTGATCAAGAGCTTCGGGCAGGAGGAGGCGAGCGCCCACGCCCTCACCCACGGGTTCCGCTCCGTCCGCGAAACGCAGATCGCGTTTCAACGCATGGCAGGGCTGGGCCAGGCGATGCTCCATATCGGCGCGGCGAGCGTGCTCGCGCTGGTCGCGGGGATCGCGCTGTCCCGCGGGGTGGAGGCGGCCGTGCTGATCCCGCTGGTCGCGCTTTTCGCGCGCGCGGTTCCCCTGCTCGACACGTTGCAGACGAGCTGGGCGAACTGGTCCCATGCCATTCCCGCGGCGCAGGAGGCACAGCAGCTCATCGCCCGTGCCGATGCGACCGCGGAACCCGACGATGGCACCGTCGTCGCGCGGCCCGCACACACCATCGCGGTGCGGGGCGTGACGGTGCGGCACGACGGGCGCGATGCCGCCGCGCTGCACGATGCCGACCTTGCCGTCCGATCGGACGAAACGGTCGCGCTCGTCGGCGCGTCGGGTGCGGGCAAGACCACGCTCGCCGACATGCTGGGCGGATTGACGCGGCCGGACGCAGGCGCGCTCCTGCTCGACGGGCAGCCGGTCGGCCATGCGGAACGGCGGGCGTGGCGCCGACACGTCGCCTATGTCCATCAGGAAGCCGTGCTCTTCAACGCGAGCGTGCGGGACAATCTGCGCTGGGCCGAGCCGGATGCCGACGATGCGCATCTGGAACGCGCGCTGCGCATGGCCGCGGCGGAATTCGTGCTCGACCTGCCGATGGGCATGGACACTCCGGTCGGCGATGCGGGGCGGCAGCTTTCGGGCGGCGAGCGGCAGCGGATCGCGCTCGCCCGCGCGTTGCTGCGCAATCCGGCGCTGCTCATCCTCGACGAGGCGACGAGCGCGCTGGATACAGGGAGCGAGGCGGCGATCGCGCGCGCCATTCGCCAGGTGCGCGGAAGCCGTGCAATCGTCATCATCGGCCATCGCGGATCGCTGATCAAAAATGTCGACCGCATCGTCGAACTGTCCGAAGGGCGGATCGTCGACATACGAAGCGGCAGGGAGGATGCGGCATGA
- a CDS encoding asparagine synthase-related protein, translating to MSWGDSSWLQPERIARSLGLFAGCESDSQVTEGAIFAQLKTPRGRPRKGWRVALSLSGRPVLFDGWIDNADSLKAELGFAGGDDAALYGAALDTWGDRAERRIVGSYVAIVVEPDRSLRLSRSPWSQQALFWAADRDAAAAASIPRPIFAAGFPKVLLPDRMAEMLHGPDHDIGRTEYFYRGLNRVPLGSIVTVSPDGATIGRWYDPHDIPAIRLNSDADYVDAVAEKLGEACAAALRPAKKPGIMLSGGLDSGTVADAMMAQMPESARLASFTFTTLPEWDGHVPAGSFADERPLVEAYAAMHPRLDPHFTDNRDIGFDSRLDRLFIAADTAHRHMNLTAAYHGPMQAAADHGCDWLFSADFGNQTFSIDGRWAFSEFLRTGEWGELWQMLRDHPGDSRPMARRVLARSVMPQLPARLRKTLRRLVHDTPHADHLIRPELAETLRLRERREQSRGRLDDEWFRSRREFIDHCWQMADLGTEMGAAHEQVFGIRLRSIPRHRPLIELCHGLPTTQYVRGGTQRYLGRRLAKGRMPARQAEMRDYGLHHADWHARMTPRLSELRAEIDRIGDHPDLAQIIDVDRARALLADWPESEPVTDTARSDLFNAISAAVVTARFANYVDGRNDV from the coding sequence ATGAGCTGGGGCGATTCGTCCTGGCTACAGCCGGAGCGCATTGCCCGATCGCTGGGACTCTTTGCCGGATGCGAATCCGATAGCCAGGTCACCGAAGGGGCGATTTTCGCCCAGTTAAAGACGCCACGCGGACGGCCCCGAAAGGGCTGGCGCGTGGCTCTTTCCTTGTCGGGTAGGCCGGTTCTGTTCGATGGCTGGATCGACAATGCCGATTCGCTGAAGGCCGAACTCGGTTTCGCGGGCGGTGACGATGCCGCGCTCTATGGCGCCGCGCTCGACACGTGGGGCGACCGTGCGGAACGCCGGATCGTCGGCAGCTATGTGGCGATCGTCGTGGAGCCGGACCGATCGCTCCGCCTCTCCCGTTCGCCGTGGAGCCAGCAGGCGCTGTTCTGGGCCGCGGACCGCGATGCCGCCGCCGCCGCGTCAATTCCCCGGCCGATCTTCGCCGCCGGCTTTCCCAAGGTGCTGCTGCCCGATCGCATGGCGGAAATGCTCCACGGGCCGGACCATGATATTGGCCGCACCGAATATTTCTATCGCGGCCTGAACCGCGTGCCCTTGGGCAGTATCGTCACCGTGTCGCCCGATGGTGCGACGATCGGCCGGTGGTACGATCCCCATGACATTCCGGCGATCCGCCTCAACAGCGATGCCGATTACGTCGATGCGGTCGCCGAAAAGCTTGGCGAGGCCTGTGCGGCCGCGCTGCGCCCTGCGAAAAAGCCGGGGATCATGCTGTCGGGCGGGCTCGATTCGGGGACGGTCGCCGATGCGATGATGGCGCAAATGCCCGAAAGCGCGCGGCTGGCGTCGTTCACTTTCACCACGCTCCCCGAATGGGACGGCCATGTGCCGGCGGGCAGTTTTGCCGACGAACGCCCGCTGGTCGAGGCCTATGCCGCGATGCATCCCCGGCTCGACCCGCATTTTACCGACAATCGCGACATCGGTTTCGACAGCAGGCTCGACCGATTGTTCATCGCGGCGGATACCGCGCACCGGCACATGAACCTGACGGCGGCCTATCACGGGCCGATGCAGGCGGCGGCGGACCATGGATGCGACTGGCTGTTTTCCGCCGATTTCGGAAACCAGACATTCAGCATTGACGGACGCTGGGCCTTTAGCGAGTTTCTGCGCACCGGCGAGTGGGGCGAGCTGTGGCAGATGCTGCGCGATCATCCGGGCGACAGCCGCCCGATGGCGCGCCGCGTGCTGGCCCGTTCGGTGATGCCGCAATTGCCGGCCCGCCTGCGCAAAACGCTGCGCAGGCTGGTGCATGACACGCCGCATGCCGATCATCTGATCCGGCCAGAGCTTGCCGAAACGCTCCGCCTGCGTGAACGGCGGGAGCAATCGCGCGGGCGGCTCGACGACGAATGGTTCCGTTCCCGCCGCGAATTCATCGACCATTGCTGGCAAATGGCCGACCTGGGCACCGAAATGGGCGCCGCGCACGAGCAGGTCTTCGGCATTCGCCTGCGCAGCATCCCGCGTCACCGCCCGCTGATCGAGCTGTGCCATGGGCTGCCCACCACGCAATATGTGCGCGGCGGAACGCAGAGATATCTCGGCCGGCGCCTGGCCAAGGGGCGAATGCCGGCGCGACAGGCGGAGATGCGCGATTACGGCCTGCATCACGCCGACTGGCACGCGCGCATGACCCCGCGCCTTTCCGAATTGCGCGCCGAGATCGACCGGATCGGCGACCATCCCGATCTGGCGCAGATCATCGACGTGGACCGTGCGCGCGCCCTTCTCGCCGACTGGCCGGAGAGCGAGCCGGTGACGGACACCGCGCGCAGCGATCTGTTCAACGCGATCAGCGCGGCGGTGGTCACCGCACGATTTGCCAATTACGTCGACGGGCGCAACGATGTCTGA
- a CDS encoding lasso peptide biosynthesis B2 protein, with translation MIRHRLRVAEAIALLAAARLFIGLVPFANWKTMLGTPVAHDREVARPARSDADERMHGCRTAIRRGARYVPGAICLPQAMALQWMLSRRKLPSVLTIGFLPGAAVDTEDRLHAWIRSWRGIEIGDSGKRHVPLISMASRIGTGISGR, from the coding sequence GTGATTCGCCACCGGCTGAGGGTCGCCGAGGCGATCGCGCTCCTCGCCGCGGCTCGTCTCTTCATCGGCCTGGTGCCTTTTGCGAACTGGAAAACGATGCTCGGCACGCCCGTCGCGCATGATCGCGAGGTCGCGCGCCCGGCGCGATCCGATGCCGACGAACGGATGCACGGGTGCCGCACCGCGATTCGGCGCGGCGCCCGCTACGTGCCCGGCGCGATCTGCCTGCCGCAGGCGATGGCGCTGCAATGGATGCTTTCGCGCCGAAAACTGCCGTCGGTACTGACCATCGGGTTCCTTCCGGGCGCCGCTGTCGATACCGAGGACAGGCTCCACGCCTGGATCAGGAGCTGGCGCGGAATCGAAATCGGCGACAGCGGCAAAAGGCATGTTCCCCTCATTTCAATGGCGTCCCGAATTGGAACAGGAATTTCAGGACGATAG